The DNA region AGATCATCCAGAAGTGTTCCCAACTATCAAGAAGAATCGTCCAAGCATATCTCCATGATCAAGCAGGATTGTTTCCCAAGCATCACAAGTAGGATCGTTCCCAAACACGCATAATTTCGTCCAAAACATCACATCATATCAGAACAGTGTTCACAAGCACCATATAAATCCCGTCCAGGCACATCCCCATGATCACAAACATAAACACCACCAATGTTGACCACACACAAAGTTTTAGtctttttttaaaaaaaaaaaacaaaaattaaaaataagtaaaaacAACGCAAAGTTTCCATTTAGTGATGGGGCAGCAATTTGCCACAAGGCAATGCCCTAAGAAtatctcctttttttttctccctaATTCCTCTTTAGATCCCCCTCTCACCAGCAACGGAAAGCTCCAGCCCACCAAGCAAACTTCCGACCAAGCTATCCCAGACAAAAAGGATATTAAAAAGAAACCCCGCCGAACCGATTCACCCAGGGTATCCATATGACGCCGAGAGAAACCAAATTGAGCGAAGGGGAGAGAGAAGGTGGGTGTGGACGAGATTACTCCTCCACGATGTCGGCGTCCGCCGGCTGGTAAAAGTACCGAGTGTGGTTTCGGCGAGGCTGGGCACAGCTCCGGTCGGGAGCGCGCCGCTGGGTCGGCGCGAAGGCCGGGTTGGGGTTATACGCCTGGTGATGGCGGGTcggggtgttgttggtgatgaccgGCCAAGCGCTCATCATGCCAGGAGGGGTGTGTCCCGGGGGGTGGACCGGGAAGCTCTGGGCAAAGCTGGGCGACACAGTCGCCGGGTGGACAGGCATGCCGCTCATGCCAACCGCAGCGCCATCGCCGGGGATGTACGGCATTGGGGGCATGGCGGGGCCCGCGTAGCGCTGGTAATGCTGGGgctcgtggtggtggatgggcaTCTGGTGGCCCTGGTAGCCCTGGTGGCCCTGGTCGTATCCATAAGGGCCGTTGTTGTTATAGCGGGCCAAAGCATTGGCTGTGCTGTTGGGGCCATTGTAGATCTGGCCCGTGAAATTACCACGACGAATCGCGACTTGGTCGTCGTGGTGAGGCTGAGTCTTGTTGACCTCAGTTAGCTCATTCTTGCCGATGTAGCGGGTCGCAAGACGGGTCTTGGCTACCTTTGACTGCTTGCGCTGAACAGTCAAATGCTGGCCACGGAGGACCATGCCATCACGGTTGTTGATGGCATAAGTCGGCGTCTCCATCTTGTCGAACTCGACAAAGCAAAACTGGCGAGCAAGAGCACCTTGATTCACAGTCAGTTTGATGTTCAAGAGCGACTCGATATGATGGACTCACCTTCTTGGTTATGGCGCTGCACCATGTTCACCTTGATGACCTCGCCAACATCGGAAAAGATCTCaaacatctcctcctcggtggcgTCAAGAGGAAGGCCGCCAACGTAGATGGAGCGGCGATCGAGATCGTACTGACGGAGAAATTCTGTGTCACGATCAATGTTGCTCTTGGCAGCACGCTTGCGGACATCGAACATGTCGATGTAGTAGTCAGGGAACAGGGCAACGGCCTTGTGAGTCGTCGTCAGTAACTAAAGTAAAATGCCAGATGGACAGTCAAAGAACAGGCCTACCATGCTGAATGTTTTCTTCGAGTTGAAGCTGGAGTACTCAACCAAAACGGAAGAGGGCAAATCCATGCGCTCGCAAGTGtcgtcatcaacaacctcaatGCTGCTGACCGTTCCGAAAGTCTCCATGATCTTGTGAGCCTCATCAATCAGGATCTCGCTGCAGTCGCGCTTGTAAATGATGAAAGATCCTTTTGACCCTCAGGTCAGCAATCACGATCAACTCCTTACCCAACGGGATCGGAACTTACGGTTGGACTTGACCATCTCAGTGCGGCAGGGGCGGCCAAAAATGGGGACGCCGCGACCTCTCTCGATCGcatccttggcctcctcctccgtcgtGTATTGGACGAAAGCAAACGGCAAGTTGTTGTGATCACGGCGGATCTTGACAAACACAGTGCCAAAGCGACTGAAGGCGCGCGTAACAGCGGCCTCAAGAGCGACATCGTCGCGGGGCTCAGCCAGACTGCAAACCCATCAACGTCAGAAAAGATGTCAAGATTGCAATGTGCTGAAGTTGGGGTGCGCAGAACCTACTTGGCGACGAAGACACACGCGGTGGACGGGTAGACGTCCTGGGGGTCAATCTCAGCGCTGTTGCCAGAATCGCTGGCAGACATGGCCCAAGTAACAGAGCGAGAGGCAGAGAGGGATCCAACAGAGTCGCCAGCGACCTCGACAGCCCAGGAGACTGAGCGGAGATCGGTGGTAGAGGTCGAGGCAGTGGCCTCCGCGGCAGCAGACCTGGTGGAGGTCTCAAggacctcgtcatcctccttcaaGGCGGCGGACGGACTACATATTGGTGACAGATGTTAGTCCATTGCGTTGGTTGtttgtgggagaggaagaggagggtgagctgTGGGGAAGAGGTAAATAAATAGAGGGAAgacccctttttttctccgcAACTCTGATCTCATCATCGGTTACGCACACTTCTCAAAGAAAGGTTAAACCAAACCGGTGTAGGAGATGAGATGGAAAGTCGGACAGAGACCCAAGGAAATGAAGGTGTAGCAACGGAAAGTGCAAGGGACTTCGAAGCGGCATTTGAAACCATTATGTTTCTCGCTGGCTCAGGACTCCTGAAGAAAACCAAGTATTTTCCTGCGGAATCTATTCTGGAAAACCCAAAGGATTCAGAGGCATAAACTTAGGCTATTAAAAAGCCCGACTCTAAGCCTGCTATGGAGAGGGAAATGCACCAATGTTTGGAAAGACAGATATAACTGGTGACAAAGACCAGAAACACCCTACTATCTCTCTCACCAAGCGTGTGTGTGGAATGGGAAGGTAGTGATACTCCTGTTGGGAGTTTCGTTTAATAATCCCGCCCATTTTGTTTACCAAATAACCGAGTAAATATCGGTAACTCGGCAAACAGGATGGCGGAATCATCTTACAAAAACCCAACTAGTGATTGCTCGAAAGGGCAAGACTCACTTGAGCCTGCTGAAAGAGCGAGAAGAGTGGAtctggagatgggatggaagaaggcgaaggctTACACAATGGGAGAGCCCGACTCAACGGCATCATCGTTGGCCTCGACCTTGCAAGCAGCACTGGAAGATGTCAGTACATTgaccaacaaaacaacaaaacaaggGAGAAAGGAAGACTTCACTCGACATGTCGCCAACACAGCCGATGTCCAATGTGCGAAGGGTATGGGGTGCGAGGAACGGAAGGAAGACGTCGACGATGCCAGGCCCACAATGTCGGAAAGAGTACCCGACTGCGAGGCCCACCAACGCCAAGGCCGAACTTGAAGGGGTGAAAAGGGGAATAAAACGCCGAGACTGAGAGGGTAAATCCAAGCGGACAAGATCGAAACGTACAGGGAGGCAGCGAGCGACTCCatggcgggagaggaggcggcggaaaAAACTATCAGAAAAGAAGTCAGCCTCACAGATCATTGGTGCCGACGGAACAGGTCTCTTCACTGACTCAGCTCATCGGAGCCGGCAACGGACGAGGGCTCGCTGACCGAGCGGGAACGGCCAGAGGCGACAGGGCTGCTGTCGACGCCAACGACAGCTTCCTCGGACCAGGTCACCGAGGGCGACGACATCTCGAGTTCGAGTTTGTTCTGAAGACGCTTTGTTAGCGACTGGTCAATTTGGATGGAGCGATGATGAACAGTTCATGaagggtgaagaagatgatggatggatggggtggcTGACAGCAGATGGTGGTCGATGATGGTTGAGAGTGCTCAAGAgggtcgaggacgaggtggttgttcgaaggaaagggaagaaagggaagaaagggaaggagggcAGCAATGAAGCAGggaagaaaggaagaaggTTGCAAACGAAAAGTTGACCCAATCGATTTACAAAGCTATGTGGTGAGTAGCCAGAATCGTCAGGCCGCTGAGATCAACCAGTCACCTTGGCCAGAGTCGTCAggccacaaccacctcagCCAGAGCCGTGAGGCCGCGGTGACTTCTAGTCGGGCGTGGAGGCCAAAAGATGAGGTCGTAGATGGAGGTGGTTAtgagaaaagaaagccaTCGGAGGAAAAAATACTTACTGGTTGTTACTTCGATCGAAATATCGAAGAAGGAATGGTGAGGGAGCTGAGGAGGGTATCATCCAaggaagaagtgggaggacgatggagagagaagaagagagagagcaggAAGATTTAAACTAAATAAAATATGGGTATGATGTCGTCGACAGGTCTCGGCAGTGCGGTCTGTGGGTAGGATATCGTCGACAGTCTCGGCACTGCGGTCTGTGTGTATGGTGTTATCGATAGGTCTCGACACTGTAGTCTATGGGGAGGATGCCGTTAACAGTCTCGGCACTGTGGTCTGTGGGTATGGATGTTGTTGACAGGTCTCGACACTGCGGTCTGTGTGCAGGATCTCGTCAATGTGTCTCGACACTGCGGCCTGTGGTGGTAGGAACACGAGATGCCTGACGGGAGTGTAGCCTCCAAAGCAAGGTGTTCGACCTGTGCAAAGAGGAAGTACGCATTATCAAGGCTCTTAGGTCAAGGCTTCTGGTTCAAGTACCTGTATTACTTAGCGGTAACGGGTCATGGTAAAGCAGCTATTAGATCTCAAAGCAGAGAAGACTACTGGCACTAGCCAGGCAGAATACTACACTTTGGgagaggagatgatggggtaaGCCAATTGACGACTGTCTGCTGGATGGGATGACTCATTATCAAGCAAGCACTCGATTTGAAGGCAGGAAGAGAGCAAatattcttcttctcggtATTTTCAAGGGTCTTCAGAGATATTATTTGAGCCAGGTTTGAGTTTTCATAATGTTAGGTACAGTGATTTTGAGAAAGTGTTGTTCctggaaagggaaagaagaaagtgATGCCTTTGTGCTTGTTGCTATCTCATTGAGTCGCTCTCATGACTAAGGAATCACATTCACGAGTTGTTTAGGGCCCTGAGTCATATTAAGAGCTTTTTAAAGCACAGGAGGTATCTTCTAACAAGTGAGAAAGACTCGCACCAAGTCTAGAAAAGTCGTGCGATGAGACGAAAGGAAGACAAAGTGGGAGAGAGACCTTCTGGGCgtgggaaaaagaaaaggttgGACGAAGTGAAGGGGGCAGTGGAACAGAAGATAGTGCGGCAAGGCGGCAGAAGAGTCTCGTGAATACGGAAGAGAAAGATTGACACTGCTTTAGAGAGAAGATTGTGGGTATGATTTTGCTGAAGGACAGGGCAGCACCAACCATCGACTATCAAAGCAATAACACCATGCTCTACATACTGTGCAGCTACCATAGGAGTATGAAAATCCCGTAAAAATTCCGCAACTTTCTTGTTTACCATAAGCTTATTAAGGACATCATCCCCCACATGATAGGCTGGTTTCAAGGGAGCATGAAAAGTCCGTAAAAAACCCGCAACTTCCTTGCGAACAGTAAATCACAAGATGAGCTCCGTTGACCTCTTTCTTGTTGTCTCCATGCCATAATGCGCAGGGTCTCTATTTCTGTCTTGGTAGATATGTTTGagagttgaagaagctcaaaTCCTGATCCATTCTTGCATATCGTCTTAAGACTTCGGTTCTCGGTAAATTGAACCCAAGGCATCTCTCTTTGCTTGGCCTGACGATGTCATGCCCACTACAGTAGACGAGCGCctggggaggatgaaagTCCTGTGAAGAATTCGCAACTTCCATGTGAACGGTGCTTCATTAGACAACTTATTGGCGATGTCATTCTTTAAATAATAGGCGGGTAGCATAAGAGATTGCAAAGTCTGCGAAAACGCCGCAACTTCCTCATTTACGGCACTTCAATAATGAGGCCGTTGACGATGTCATCCTCGGAAAAGTAGGCAGGTAGTATGGGAGCGTGAAAAGTCTGCGAAAAGTCCGCAACTTCCTTATATACAGTgctttataaaataatatcgTTGATGATATCGCTGATGatgtcggtgatgatgttgtttgtGTGTTGTACTCGATATAGTAGGCGGGTGTCAGGGGGGCAGGAAGAATCCGTAAAAACTCCGAAACTCCTTATGTGCGAGGCTTGATATCAGggcgacatcatcctcagtATACTTGGCGAGTACTATAGAAGTAGGAAGAGGTAATTCACATCTTTGTAGCTTTATTAAGTACCAGGCTCAAAACAGCAAGTTTATGAGAATATCACACTCATTATAATGGGTGGGTACCATAAGAAAAAGGTGCAAAGAAAACAACACCGCTTCCTGAAGATAACACACACTGTTTCCAATCTAGGACTAGGGCCACTTAGGGAATGTGCTAGGGACGATAATAACCATGAAGATACCTAATTTCATCATCTCTTGACCTCGGACCTGGGAAAAATCATTGTCAATTTAATCGGCTAGACGCACAAAAGGCGGGGAGGCTCATGAGGCAAGGGATGGCTCTCACGGGGCACTcggaagaaagaaaggtATACCATTATTgtaattttttttcttttttatttattttatttgATTTACCTTTCCTATCCTATCTTTCCTTTCTAACTATTCTTTTCGCTTTCGGTTTATAACTAGGGCTTGTATATATATGTCTCGGAATTTCAAATTCTAATCTTTAAGGGTATTATATTTT from Podospora pseudoanserina strain CBS 124.78 chromosome 1, whole genome shotgun sequence includes:
- a CDS encoding hypothetical protein (EggNog:ENOG503NTVJ; COG:A), with amino-acid sequence MSSPSVTWSEEAVVGVDSSPVASGRSRSVSEPSSVAGSDELIFSAASSPAMESLAASLAACKVEANDDAVESGSPIVPSAALKEDDEVLETSTRSAAAEATASTSTTDLRSVSWAVEVAGDSVGSLSASRSVTWAMSASDSGNSAEIDPQDVYPSTACVFVANLAEPRDDVALEAAVTRAFSRFGTVFVKIRRDHNNLPFAFVQYTTEEEAKDAIERGRGVPIFGRPCRTEMVKSNRSFIIYKRDCSEILIDEAHKIMETFGTVSSIEVVDDDTCERMDLPSSVLVEYSSFNSKKTFSMAVALFPDYYIDMFDVRKRAAKSNIDRDTEFLRQYDLDRRSIYVGGLPLDATEEEMFEIFSDVGEVIKVNMVQRHNQEGALARQFCFVEFDKMETPTYAINNRDGMVLRGQHLTVQRKQSKVAKTRLATRYIGKNELTEVNKTQPHHDDQVAIRRGNFTGQIYNGPNSTANALARYNNNGPYGYDQGHQGYQGHQMPIHHHEPQHYQRYAGPAMPPMPYIPGDGAAVGMSGMPVHPATVSPSFAQSFPVHPPGHTPPGMMSAWPVITNNTPTRHHQAYNPNPAFAPTQRRAPDRSCAQPRRNHTRYFYQPADADIVEE